CTGTCAATCCGTCTCCTCAATAAATTTATTCCAAGTCTTCCCGATCGAGTGAAATTGCATTCAACGGAGAACTGCTGTAAGAAGTGTTAGATTTTTCAAATTTTGCATGAATTGAATCAATACCTCGCTGCATTGAAGTAACGATTTCTGGGGAACGAAATCTTTGCATGATAAACCAACCACAAGTTATCGCTAAATACAGTAAAAATAGATAAGGAAACGCATCATAAGGTGCTTCTGGAACTGGGAAAAGCGTACTACCTGGAATTCCCACACTACCCAAAACTGGTATTGCCATGAATCCAACTGCTAAAACTGAAATTACTACATTGATAGGGCGCAATTGACCAATATTGCGGAGATAAACTGGTGCAGCAATAGATATGAGAATGTACACAGTTAAAAATCCATAGCTACAAATTGCCCCCAAATAACCCATACTTTCAAATAATTTGATATGGAATAAAGACATCGCAGCAGGCACTAGAAACATTAGGAAAGTACATAAAGTGACTGCAATATGAGGAGTTCTATTTGATGAATGTGCAGAACCTAAAGAAGAGTGAAATAATCCGTGACGTGCCATCAAAAAGAAGATTCTTGCAGCCGGATTAATACAACCTAAAACACAAGCAAAGAAGCTAAATAACGCACCAATGGCAATTAATTCTCCTAACCAACCCATTCCTACTTGTTGTGATAGGAAACTTAAAGGTTCTTCACTTTGAGTAATTGATACTCCTGTATCTCTAAAACCCAAAACTTCAATATAGGTCATGAGAATGAAGAATAGACCAGCCAAAATTGCACTACCAGTTACAGCTTTGGGAATACTTTTTAGAGGATTTTTTGCTTCATCACCTAAAGAAGTCGCACTTTCAAAACCAGAGAAACCAAACATTACTAAAACAAGTCCCGTTGCCACACTACCAGGCGTTACGCCTTCCAATGTCAGCTGAGGTAAATCCAAAACAAAGCCTTTGTGTGCCCAAATAATTGCACCTAAAATAAGAATTAATCCGAGAGAAATTCCTTCTAACCACAACATTGCCATTGCTGAAAGTTGGATGTCTTTATAGGCTGCATACCAAGCAATTCCAGCGCCAACTGCTAATAATGTAATGCTTGAAGGATGGATGCCTAAATGACCAATTAAAGTGCTACTAAAGTTGGCAAAACCACATAAAACAGACATCCCAGTAAATAGGTAAGCTAGGACTAAACTCCAACCACAAATTACACCTGCTGTTAGCCCTAAACCTTTGACAATATAAGAATAAAGTGAACCGGGAGAGGCGGAACGACTGGCAAATTGATTAATGTTAATGCTGACCAAAGTTAACCCGATTAAGCCAATCAAAAAACTTAACCAAGTGCCATTTCCAGCAAGGGCAACAATTAAGCCAAGATTAGAAGCTGGTATTGTGGTAGGTGCAATCACAGCAAAGGATTGTGCTAAGACTTCTCCAAAGGAAAGACAGTCTGGTTTTAAACCGTGAACGCTGTGATTATTTAATTTTTTAGTCGTCATCTAAGCTTTTCCTTTTATTTACTGAATTGAATTGCTGCTAATTTGGTTTTTGCATATTTGCTCTAGCTTGAGTTGAATTCAAGGTGTCTCATTTTGACTTTAAACTCCTTTTTTGTATAAAACAAACATTCTTTTTTGTTAAACTCATAAATTGAATTTATGAAAGTTTTTAAAGTACGGTTTTGAGGTAGGAAATGTCATCAATGACTCTCGATCAGCTACGCATTTTTTTAGCCGTAGCCGAACATTTGCACTTTACTCGTGCAGCAGAATTTTTATACATTACTCAGCCTGCTGTTAGTGCAGCAGTTCAAAGTTTGGAAGTAGAATATGGAGTGAGATTATTCGATCGCATTGGTCGCCATATTGAAATCACAGAAGCAGGTAAATTACTACAAATAGAAGCAAAAAAAATTCTCGAACAAGTTGCCTTAACAGAACGGGGATTGCGGGAATTAAACAACCTCCAACGGGGTGAATTAAAATTAGGCGCTAGCCTAACTATTGGTAACTATTGGCTACCGGAAAAAATTAGCCGATTTAAGCGGTTATATCCGGGTATTTTTGTGAACTGTACCCTGGCTAATGCTGATGACATTTGCGAAGGTACAGCGTTGGGTTTGTTCGATATTGGTTTAATAGCGGGAGAAGTTAAACCATCTGTGAAAAAGAGTTTAGACCAAGAAATTGTGGGAAGCGATCGCTTAAAAATTGTTGTTGGTAAATCCCACCCTTGGTTTGAAAGTAAAGGGATTTCTTTAACCGAACTTTGCACAACAGATTGGGTAATGCGTGAATCCGGTTCGGGAACCCAACAAATGTTTGAACAAGCTTTAAAAAATAGAAACATAGAGCCAACAGAATTACAGGTGATTTTGGTTTTAACTAGTAGTGAAATGGTCAAAGCTGCGGTAGAAAATGGCGTAGGCGCAGCCGCTATTCCCGAATTGATGATCAAAAAAGAGTTACAACTTGGTACTTTACGCTCAATTCCCATCATCGATAATGTCAACAATTTGAATCAAAACTTGGATATAGTCCGACCAATTTTAAAGTTAAAGCATCAGCAACGCTTCCAAACTCGACTCGCCAAAGCTTTTGAGGAAATGTTAATCACGTTAATTTAGAAAAATCAATTTGCATTGCCAGATTGAGTTTTAATGATACGCTCCAATCACGCTGTAAATTAATCCTGATAACACTAGCAAAGTCACCACGATGTAGACATAATCTCGTTGACGCAGAAAAGCTAAAAACGAGATGGCTACACGCACGATCGGAGTAGCTATTAAAATCAATAAACCTAATTGGATAATCCCCTGACGACGACCTGCTAATACTGCATCAATTACCCCTCCTGGAGAACGAAATTCCGATGGTACACCATGAAAAACTCGATAATCAGCAGGTTCAGCACCGTGACGTACTAAATACAAAATCCCTCCCACTAAAACAACCGCACTAGCTAGAAAAACCCCGTATTTTAAAAGGTTACTAAGTAATAGTTCAAGTTGTTGTTCTCTCTTTGTCTTGCTGTATTTTATCTCCTCATTAAGTTCACACTGTTGGGGAAAATCATTGAAATCGTTATCCAAATTTTCGTGAAATAAGTTAAATTCAACTATTTCACTTTCTGCTAATTTTTGCATTTTATATTCCCCCTAATAAGTTGTTATAAACCATTTTCAAAGCCATTAATACCAGAACTAAACTAAAAACTATTCTTAAAACTTTCGTTTTAGCTCCTACTAAAACTTTTGCGCCTAATAAAGCACCTGGTAATACTCCTAACATCACAGGCATAGAAAGTCCTGGATCGATATAGCCTCGTGCTAAGTAAACACCCGCCGAAGCTGCTGCGGTGACACCAATCATAAAGTTACTTGTAGTTGTCGAAACTTTGAATGGCAACCGCATTGCTTGATCCATTGCTAATACTTTAAATGCTCCCGAACCAATACCTAGTAAACCGGAAATTACCCCCGCAACTACCATCACGCCAAATCCTATATGAACTGAGTGAACTTGGTAAGGCATTAGTCCGTTGGGAGTTGGACAAGTACCATTAAGTTTTAAATAACTTACTAACGGATCTGTTGACTCATTTTCTGGCTGTTCAGGACGTGGTTGTTGTGATAAATAAGCCGAATAAAGTAGAACAACTGCTAACACAATAGTTAGTGTTTTGACGGAAATAAATGCAGCTATTACAGCACCAATTAATGCTCCCAATGTTGTTGCTACTTCTAAAAACATTCCTAACCGTAAGTTAGTAAAACCTTGCTTAATATAAGCAGATGCCGCACCGGATGAGGTAGCAATTACAGATACTAAAGAAGCGCCAACGGCATAGCGAATATCAACTGCAAATACTGAAGTTAGCAAGGGAACAATAACTACGCCACCGCCTAATCCAGTCAGCGATCCCACAAAGCCAGCAGTAAATGAACCTATCCAAACTAATAAAGTAAATTCCCAAATATCCAATGTTTGCACCTCTTTTCTATAATTTTTTACTACTTAGAAATATCAGCTTTAAATGTTTCCAATTTTCCATATCAGCTACTGCATCAGTAGGAATATGTTACTATTCTAGTAATGCTGTAGAACGTATTCTCTATATTCATCAATCTATGAAGTCTTTCGTATTATCCTTAATAGGTAAATATGTCATGTGGTAATTACTCCTGCACTTATATATTGTTTCTAAGGATAGATGTATTTTCATAGATTTTATTCCTTAGTTATGAATAAAGATACTAAATTAAATTTGGGTAAAAATCAAGACAATTACTAACTAGTTTTAGATTTTTTTTACTATTAGTAAATTACGATAATATTACCAATTTAGTAATCTATAATTTAGACTTATAAATAATCATAATTTTTTGTCAATTTAGTTACTTTGTCGCTTTTATAGAAACAAACTTGGTTGTTCGGTTATACCAATTCTCTATGAAGATGCGCTGAATGAACCCCACCCCAAACCCCTCCCCGTCTACGGGGAGGGGCTATGATTAAGCGCAATTTTACAGAGAATTGGTATTAGCTTTCCCATTTGAGTTCCCGCAGCTAAATCAATAAAATCAAATATTCTTATTTATTAAATTGATAACTTGAAGTGATTAATTATTCAGCTGAATATTGAGAACTCAATAGCTGCTAGTTCGATCTAAAGAGGCTTTTGGGCAATTATGTATAGGCAGATACTATGACCCATAGCTTTTTGGTAATAGTTTCGATAAAATACGGTAAGTCGGTCGAGATAACGGGTTTAATTTAACGAGCCTAAGAGAGTTGCAAATGAACCAAATCGTAGTGCAAGATCATCGATCGCAAACATTAAGCAAAGTTCTCAAGGACGGTAATTTCAGAAGTCACTTTCGGAGTAAAGGAGTTATATGAGTTATTTGCTACTAACACCGCTGAGTTTTTTAGTTGGGATTGTTGTGGGATTAACGGGAATTGGCGGAGCATCGCTGATTACTCCGATGTTGATTTTCCTGTTTCAGGTGCCACCTGCGATCGCAGTTAGTTCTGATGTCGTAGCTGCTACCTTAATGAAAGTTATTGGTAGTGTTAAACACTGGCAGCAAAAAACACTTGATTGTGAAGTAGTAAAATGGCTGGCTTTAGGAAGTGTACCAGGCTCACTTTCTGGAATCGGACTTTTATATTTACTCAGACAAATTGAAGGTTTAAATTTAGATACTATTTTACTTCGCTTAATTGGCACAATGATGGTGTTAGTTACTTTTTCAGCGATCGCACAATCATTATTAAAACTATTTTTGCCGAAATTAAATTTACCATCTCCCCCAAAATTTGATTTAAAAACTAATTCTGGTCGATTGTTAACAATGGGAATTGGAGCAATTCTCGGTTGTTTAGTTGGCTTAACTAGCGTGGCTTCTGGTTCAATGTTTGCGCTGGCATTAATTACTTTTTTCCGCCTAGATTCGCAAAAATTAGTCGGTACAGATATTTCGCAAGCTTCTATTTTGTTAGTGTTTACTTCAATGGGACACTTGGGTTTAGGAACAGTAGATTGGAGTTTAGTTTTACCAATTTGGTTAGGTACAGTACCGGGGGTTTTAGTTGGTGCAAAACTCTGCAAACTCACCCCGCAACCTGCATTACGGATGATTATTTATAGCATTTTAACAATGGTTAGTTGGAAGTTAATTAATCAAGCTTAAGTAAATAGCGATCGCGTAGCGTGCTGTAAGCTTATCGCAACAGTTCAAAAGTTCCTCTTTCGTACATAATAAATAAACCTAAACCAATTAACACAAAAGGTACGATCGGCTTACCATAACGACTTAACATATAAGCAAGATTCGGTTGCAGAGTTAATAAGTACGCAATTCCACACCAAACACCAACCATAACAAAAAATACACCTAAAATTGTGAGTAACCCAATAAAATCTTGACCAGCAAACAAGGGAATATAAATACTAATATTGTCACCCCCATTAGCAACTGTGATTGCTGCCACTTGATAAGTTTTTGGATTCAAAATACTAAAAACAAAAGCTGTTAGTGAGTTATTGGGTAGGTTTTGTTGAAAGTCATTACTTACCGTTTGTACTTGTGTAGTATCTTTTTCTCGATCGATTAATTGCTTAACTCCAATCACTATCGGTAATAATCCCAATAAACCAATCCATTCCTTCTGCACTACCAATCCACCGAAATATCCTGGTAAACTGGCAGCAACTAGAATCGCAAAACCAAGATATTGACCAATAATGATGTTTCGCCGCCGAAAACTTTCGTTCAGTTGCGAGAATAGTAGTAACAGAATAATAATGTCATCAATATTTGTGGCTGCAAAAGCGATGATTCCTTCGGCAATAGCTGTCCCTATACTAGTCATGTTGATTTATAAAAGAAGTTCCTTTTAATATTAATATTAATTTGGCAATAAATAAGGAATTATAGCAATGAGTGGATTAGTAACAGCGATTACCACAGGCGTAACAGCCTTCTGTGCTACTAATATTGATGACTTAGCTATTCTATTATTATTGTTCTCTCAGAAAAACCCCTCATTTCGCTACCAACAGATTCTTTTTGGTCAATATCTTGGCTTCACAATATTGGTAATTACCAGTTTACCTGGCTTTTTGAGCGGGTTAGTTATTCCCCAGGATGCGATCGGTTTATTAGGTTTCATCCCTATTATTCTTGGTTTTGATCGGCTATTAAATAAAAGAAATGAAATGTCAAAATTTGAATTATCAACAGAATTAAATGTGAATTCCATTCTAAGTAACTTGATTTCTCCCGAAACTTACACTGTCGCAGCACTCACAGTGGCTAACGGAACAGATAATATTAGTGTTTATGTGCCTTTGTTCGCTCACAGTTCTCTCACAAATTTGTTAGTAATTTTCAGCGTATTTTATTCCTTACTAGGAGTTTGGTGCTATACAGCCCAAAAACTAACAAATAATTTAACTATTAGTAATTTACTAAATTCGTATAGTAGTGATTTTGTAGCTTTTCCCCTCATTGGAATAGGCATTTTTATTGTTTTAGATAGTCAAGCATTGAATTTTACCAAGCTGTTTTTTAGTTGTCTTTGCCTGATAGTTTTAGTTAGAAAAAAACCAGAAAATGATAAGCTACTTGGTTAATTGAAACAGAGAGCGCAGACGTACATCGATCGCAGTTCTCACCCAAGCAAAAAATCTATACCCAACCATGCAAACTTGTCTAAGCAACACCACCAAGGAAAGCATTAACTTTGCAATCATAGCCAAGAAATGCGCTTTAACAAATGATTAAACCAT
The sequence above is a segment of the Phormidium ambiguum IAM M-71 genome. Coding sequences within it:
- a CDS encoding APC family permease, whose protein sequence is MTTKKLNNHSVHGLKPDCLSFGEVLAQSFAVIAPTTIPASNLGLIVALAGNGTWLSFLIGLIGLTLVSININQFASRSASPGSLYSYIVKGLGLTAGVICGWSLVLAYLFTGMSVLCGFANFSSTLIGHLGIHPSSITLLAVGAGIAWYAAYKDIQLSAMAMLWLEGISLGLILILGAIIWAHKGFVLDLPQLTLEGVTPGSVATGLVLVMFGFSGFESATSLGDEAKNPLKSIPKAVTGSAILAGLFFILMTYIEVLGFRDTGVSITQSEEPLSFLSQQVGMGWLGELIAIGALFSFFACVLGCINPAARIFFLMARHGLFHSSLGSAHSSNRTPHIAVTLCTFLMFLVPAAMSLFHIKLFESMGYLGAICSYGFLTVYILISIAAPVYLRNIGQLRPINVVISVLAVGFMAIPVLGSVGIPGSTLFPVPEAPYDAFPYLFLLYLAITCGWFIMQRFRSPEIVTSMQRGIDSIHAKFEKSNTSYSSSPLNAISLDREDLE
- a CDS encoding DUF1634 domain-containing protein; this translates as MQKLAESEIVEFNLFHENLDNDFNDFPQQCELNEEIKYSKTKREQQLELLLSNLLKYGVFLASAVVLVGGILYLVRHGAEPADYRVFHGVPSEFRSPGGVIDAVLAGRRQGIIQLGLLILIATPIVRVAISFLAFLRQRDYVYIVVTLLVLSGLIYSVIGAYH
- a CDS encoding sulfite exporter TauE/SafE family protein encodes the protein MDIWEFTLLVWIGSFTAGFVGSLTGLGGGVVIVPLLTSVFAVDIRYAVGASLVSVIATSSGAASAYIKQGFTNLRLGMFLEVATTLGALIGAVIAAFISVKTLTIVLAVVLLYSAYLSQQPRPEQPENESTDPLVSYLKLNGTCPTPNGLMPYQVHSVHIGFGVMVVAGVISGLLGIGSGAFKVLAMDQAMRLPFKVSTTTSNFMIGVTAAASAGVYLARGYIDPGLSMPVMLGVLPGALLGAKVLVGAKTKVLRIVFSLVLVLMALKMVYNNLLGGI
- a CDS encoding sulfite exporter TauE/SafE family protein; translated protein: MSYLLLTPLSFLVGIVVGLTGIGGASLITPMLIFLFQVPPAIAVSSDVVAATLMKVIGSVKHWQQKTLDCEVVKWLALGSVPGSLSGIGLLYLLRQIEGLNLDTILLRLIGTMMVLVTFSAIAQSLLKLFLPKLNLPSPPKFDLKTNSGRLLTMGIGAILGCLVGLTSVASGSMFALALITFFRLDSQKLVGTDISQASILLVFTSMGHLGLGTVDWSLVLPIWLGTVPGVLVGAKLCKLTPQPALRMIIYSILTMVSWKLINQA
- a CDS encoding cadmium resistance transporter, giving the protein MTSIGTAIAEGIIAFAATNIDDIIILLLLFSQLNESFRRRNIIIGQYLGFAILVAASLPGYFGGLVVQKEWIGLLGLLPIVIGVKQLIDREKDTTQVQTVSNDFQQNLPNNSLTAFVFSILNPKTYQVAAITVANGGDNISIYIPLFAGQDFIGLLTILGVFFVMVGVWCGIAYLLTLQPNLAYMLSRYGKPIVPFVLIGLGLFIMYERGTFELLR
- a CDS encoding cadmium resistance transporter, translated to MSGLVTAITTGVTAFCATNIDDLAILLLLFSQKNPSFRYQQILFGQYLGFTILVITSLPGFLSGLVIPQDAIGLLGFIPIILGFDRLLNKRNEMSKFELSTELNVNSILSNLISPETYTVAALTVANGTDNISVYVPLFAHSSLTNLLVIFSVFYSLLGVWCYTAQKLTNNLTISNLLNSYSSDFVAFPLIGIGIFIVLDSQALNFTKLFFSCLCLIVLVRKKPENDKLLG